The following are encoded together in the Maniola jurtina chromosome 27, ilManJurt1.1, whole genome shotgun sequence genome:
- the LOC123879046 gene encoding LHFPL tetraspan subfamily member 2a protein isoform X2: protein MCYVIITGRSLAWLLLSLVAFMLILTGIMTPKWLLGQPVVLNEKNVTKFYVPSVGIYNRCIRMRHDHYNCAPFSLYGLATDSEVYPKPWKAALFFLSLCAAIQFATVLAGVMACCVQSVFKKSVISLAGATQALGGFFGVLGLLLYPWGWGSSRVKRLCGEYSEPYIPGECSIGWALFVTATGIAQIFLASALSKTADKAANSDKVQFQMDEGNQLICIA, encoded by the exons ATGTGCTACGTAATTATTACCGGTCGCAGCCTAGCATGGCTGCTGTTGAGTTTGGTTGCGTTTATGCTAATTTTAACCGGTATCATGACGCCAAAGTGGCTTTTAGGGCAGCCCGTTGTATTAAATGAGAAGAATGTCACTAAATTCTACGTCCCAAGCGTTGGGATATACAATAG ATGTATACGTATGAGACATGACCATTACAACTGCGCTCCATTCTCGCTGTATGGACTGGCTACAGATTCTGAGGTGTACCCTAAGCCATGGAAGGCGGCTTTGTTCTTCTTGTCTTTAT GTGCAGCTATACAATTCGCAACAGTATTAGCAGGTGTTATGGCGTGCTGCGTCCAGTCTGTTTTtaagaaaagtgttatttcacTGGCGGGTGCTACACAGGCTTTGGGAG GTTTCTTTGGCGTGCTAGGCTTGCTCCTATATCCCTGGGGTTGGGGATCATCCAGGGTCAAGCGTCTGTGTGGAGAGTACTCCGAACCTTACATTCCTGGAGAATGTTCTattg GATGGGCGCTATTTGTAACAGCTACAGGCATAGCACAG ATATTCCTAGCTAGTGCATTGTCAAAAACCGCTGACAAAGCGGCCAATTCCGACAAAGTCCAATTCCAAATGGACGAAGGCAACCAACTGATCTGTATCGCTTGA
- the LOC123879046 gene encoding LHFPL tetraspan subfamily member 2a protein isoform X1, which translates to MCYVIITGRSLAWLLLSLVAFMLILTGIMTPKWLLGQPVVLNEKNVTKFYVPSVGIYNRCIRMRHDHYNCAPFSLYGLATDSEVYPKPWKAALFFLSLCAAIQFATVLAGVMACCVQSVFKKSVISLAGATQALGGFFGVLGLLLYPWGWGSSRVKRLCGEYSEPYIPGECSIGWALFVTATGIAQIFLASALSKTADKAANSDKVQFQMDEGNQLICIA; encoded by the exons ATGTGCTACGTAATTATTACCGGTCGCAGCCTAGCATGGCTGCTGTTGAGTTTGGTTGCGTTTATGCTAATTTTAACCGGTATCATGACGCCAAAGTGGCTTTTAGGGCAGCCCGTTGTATTAAATGAGAAGAATGTCACTAAATTCTACGTCCCAAGCGTTGGGATATACAATAG ATGTATACGTATGAGACATGACCATTACAACTGCGCTCCATTCTCGCTGTATGGACTGGCTACAGATTCTGAGGTGTACCCTAAGCCATGGAAGGCGGCTTTGTTCTTCTTGTCTTTAT GTGCAGCTATACAATTCGCAACAGTATTAGCAGGTGTTATGGCGTGCTGCGTCCAGTCTGTTTTtaagaaaagtgttatttcacTGGCGGGTGCTACACAGGCTTTGGGAG GTTTCTTTGGCGTGCTAGGCTTGCTCCTATATCCCTGGGGTTGGGGATCATCCAGGGTCAAGCGTCTGTGTGGAGAGTACTCCGAACCTTACATTCCTGGAGAATGTTCTattg GATGGGCGCTATTTGTAACAGCTACAGGCATAGCACAGATATTCCTAGCTAGTGCATTGTCAAAAACCGCTGACAAAGCGGCCAATTCCGACAAAGTCCAATTCCAAATGGACGAAGGCAACCAACTGATCTGTATCGCTTGA